The Dioscorea cayenensis subsp. rotundata cultivar TDr96_F1 chromosome 19, TDr96_F1_v2_PseudoChromosome.rev07_lg8_w22 25.fasta, whole genome shotgun sequence genome includes a window with the following:
- the LOC120250248 gene encoding uncharacterized protein At2g34160-like, which produces METMIVAEPAVKDPGTIRVAQKKNRIQVSTNKKPLYFYVNLAKRYMQNYNEVELSALGMAIGTVVTVAEILKNNGLATEKKILTSTVGTTDGNKGRTVRKAKIEILLGKTENLKERKPADSTDSNKEDESAESAESAESAD; this is translated from the exons atggAGACGATGATCGTGGCTGAGCCGGCGGTGAAGGATCCTGGGACCATCAGAGTGGCCCAGAAGAAGAACAGGATCCAAGTCTCCACCAACAAGAAGCCTCTGTACTTCTACGTCAATCTCGCTAAG AGGTACATGCAGAACTACAATGAGGTCGAGCTCTCTGCGCTTGGCATGG CTATTGGTACAGTTGTTACTGTTGCTGAGATTCTGAAAAACAATGGCCTGGCTACTGAGAAGA AGATCCTGACATCAACTGTTGGCACAACAGATGGCAATAAAGGCCGCACTGTCCGAAAAGCCAAG ATTGAGATACTGCTGGGGAAGACAGAGAACCTGAAGGAGCGCAAGCCTGCTGACAGTACCGACTCTAACAAGGAAGATGAAAGTGCTGAAAGTGCGGAAAGTGCTGAAAGTGCTGATTGA
- the LOC120250081 gene encoding ylmG homolog protein 1-2, chloroplastic-like: protein MASILTFSSISSPSPLLFITNPKPNFIPRFTANPQMHPLHLPALVRVSSRPPLKPFAVSASTAPSVSSPNPTLFSDSTRTVCSLLTLSTAAAFALRSLAHRLLSSALASPAIQQILDARAIQGTITTAGSLFFARLRDRPSGYLNTPLTVVAAGMSKWLDIYSGVLMVRVLLSWFPNIPWDRQPLSAIRDLCDPYLNLFRNIIPPVFDTLDVSPLLAFAVLGTLGSILNNSRGMY from the coding sequence aTGGCCTCCATCCTCACCTTCTCCTCAATCTCTTCCCCTTCTCCTCTCCTCTTCATcacaaaccctaaacctaattTCATCCCTCGCTTCACTGCTAATCCCCAGATGCATCCCCTCCATCTCCCAGCCCTTGTTCGCGTCTCCTCACGCCCTCCTCTCAAACCATTCGCAGTCTCGGCCTCCACCGCCCCCTCCGTCTCCTCTCCCAACCCAACCCTCTTCTCCGACTCCACCCGCACCGTTTGCTCGCTCCTCACCCTCTCTACGGCCGCCGCCTTCGCTCTCCGCTCCCTTGCCCACCGGCTTCTCTCCTCCGCCCTCGCTTCCCCCGCCATCCAACAAATCCTTGACGCCCGCGCCATTCAAGGCACTATCACCACTGCCGGCTCCCTCTTCTTCGCTCGCCTCCGCGACCGGCCTAGCGGGTACCTCAACACCCCACTCACCGTCGTCGCCGCCGGGATGTCCAAGTGGCTTGATATCTATAGTGGGGTTCTGATGGTCCGGGTTCTTCTCAGTTGGTTCCCGAACATACCTTGGGATCGCCAGCCCCTCTCTGCCATTAGGGATCTCTGTGATCCATACCTTAATCTTTTCAGGAATATCATTCCGCCAGTGTTTGATACTTTGGATGTGAGCCCGCTTCTTGCTTTCGCCGTCTTGGGGACGCTGGGGTCTATCCTGAACAACAGCCGCGGGATGTACTGA
- the LOC120250330 gene encoding protein WAVE-DAMPENED 2-like — translation MSKNKDVVECLSAKTSGSPQFAESPVEKKKVEFKEPNNDQENPDSPTKSSSRPVNGITVRLNYTIPQPFDLATERRAVGACNGHKAPNVNNLESSNSPKKSQPNSPDKSRKSLQPDHAKHSEDDTCSIASERITKPRTTVPTAPVFRSSERAEKRKEFNSWLEEKQQALELERLESEQKLKEEQDAAIKELRKTLVFRANPMPNFYHEAPPSKVELKKPPPTRAKSPKLGRRSSCGDAVNVSPADNNAGLCSRSNRHSLDAHKECVKKSSHHVKKEDAEIKETENSEDVEQNNDAVDC, via the exons ATGAGCAAGAACAAAGATGTAGTTGAGTGCCTTTCCGCGAAAACTTCTGGTAGCCCTCAGTTTGCCGAATCCCCGGTTGAG AAGAAAAAGGTTGAATTTAAAGAACCTAATAATGATCAGGAGAACCCAGACTCTCCGACGAAATCATCATCAAGACCAGTTAATGGTATAACTGTACGGTTAAATTACACAATTCCTCAACCTTTTGATTTAGCAACTGAAAGACGCGCGGTTGGCGCTTGCAATGGACACAAAGCTCCAAATGTTAATAATTTGGAATCATCAAACTCTCCGAAGAAGTCTCAA CCAAACTCACCCGACAAATCGAGGAAGTCATTACAACCTGATCACGCAAAGCACTCGGAAGATGATACTTGTTCGATAG CTTCTGAAAGAATCACTAAACCCAGGACAACAGTACCAACAGCCCCTGTATTTAGATCCAGTGAACGCGCCGAGAAAAGGAAAGAG ttTAACTCCTGGTTAGAAGAGAAACAACAAGCTTTAGAATTGGAAAGATTGGAATCTGAACAAAAGCTAAAG GAGGAGCAAGATGCAGCCATTAAAGAACTTCGGAAAACTCTTGTTTTCAGAGCTAATCCAATGCCGAATTTCTACCATGAGGCACCTCCATCAAAGGTTGAACTTAAAAAG CCACCTCCAACACGCGCGAAATCACCAAAGCTCGGACGAAGATCGAGCTGTGGTGATGCTGTCAATGTATCTCCGGCAGATAACAATGCCGGACTTTGCAGTCGATCTAATCGTCACAGTTTGGATGCTCACAAAGAATGTGTCAAAAAATCTTCACATCATGTTAAGAAAGAAgatgcagaaataaaagaaacagaaAACTCTGAAGATGTTGAGCAAAACAATGATGCAGTTGATTGTTGA
- the LOC120283700 gene encoding DNA repair protein XRCC4-like, protein MESDRHTCLKLELPSGHGPIFVKGTWFNSHFHLFITDGLHAWTCHATEAEVRLRAEQWDQPVSDYLALVERYLGLQQPGSCYAFEDAGNGSRRLSWTFEKQGTKLEWRWKCQPSSDDKQTTAQILDFLMDANIHLSDEVVRNSQAFAKLKSEAERCLSLSEKYNKEKDAYETAVYGKFVAVLNSKKAKLRALRDKISKLEGSMKAPAEDNESTDKTESFDEESSDDQIKEEPAEKSYDDVLIISKKNVATSTQNVRKRKTRK, encoded by the exons ATGGAATCCGACCGCCATACTTGCCTCAAGCTTGAGCTCCCGTCCGGCCATGGCCCCATCTTCGTCAAGGGCACCTGGTTCAACTCCCACTTCCACCTCTTCATCACCGATGGCCTCCACGCTTGGACCTGCCACG CGACGGAGGCGGAGGTGAGGCTTCGGGCGGAGCAGTGGGATCAACCCGTGTCGGACTACCTCGCCCTCGTCGAGCGCTACCTAGGGCTTCAGCAGCCCGGCTCTTGCTATGCTTTTGAGGATGCCGGCAATGGCAGCCGAAGA TTGTCATGGACATTTGAAAAACAAGGTACTAAGTTGGAGTGGCGATGGAAGTGCCAACCATCATCTGATGATAAGCAAACAACAGCTCAAATATTGGATTTTCTTATGGATGCGAATATACACTTGAGT GATGAGGTAGTTAGAAATTCTCAGGCCTTTGCAAAGTTAAAATCAGAAGCTGAGAGATGTTTATCGCTTAGCGAGAAGTATAACAAGGAGAAAGACGCATATGAAACCGCTGTCTATGGGAAG TTTGTTGCAGTCCTAAACTCAAAGAAAGCCAAATTGAGAGCTCTTAGAGATAAGATTTCAAAATTGGAAGGTAGTATGAAAGCTCCAGCTGAAGACAATGAGTCTACTGATAAAACTGAGAGCTTTGATGAAGAAAGCAGTGATGATCAAATCAAGGAGGAACCTGCTGAAAAATCATATGATGATGTTCTTATTATTTCCAAGAAAAATGTTGCTACTTCAACCCAGAATGTTCGAAAGAGAAAAACCAGAAAATAG